From Rhinoraja longicauda isolate Sanriku21f chromosome 24, sRhiLon1.1, whole genome shotgun sequence, one genomic window encodes:
- the LOC144605502 gene encoding suppressor of IKBKE 1-like: MTCTIDKVLADAKSLVERLKDHHNAAESLIDQTTTLNKRVENMKEVGTGISDRNQEDFAKLKKMASYKPYPFLSEENTQIRDLKQENKDLWLSLEEHRYALELIMSKYRKQMLHLLAAKKLDSTPVTNMYQEHSQELQTHIEQICDMATVMRKAVQIDDPEYCQIQEKIAQMELENKELRELMSFSKEIALQENVVQLLHCEK, encoded by the exons ATGACATGCACAATCGATAAGGTGCTGGCTGATGCCAAGTCCCTGGTGGAGCGACTGAAGGATCATCATAATGCAGCAGAGTCCCTCATCGACCAGACCACCACCCTCAACAAGCGGGTGGAGAACATGAAGGAAGTCGGGACTGGAATCTCGGATCGG AACCAAGAAGATTTTGCAAAGTTGAAGAAGATGGCCAGTTACAAACCGTACCCATTCCTTTCTGAGGAGAACACACAGATACGGGATCTGAAGCAGGAAAATAAAG ATCTGTGGCTTTCCCTGGAAGAGCACCGCTATGCTTTGGAACTCATTATGAGTAAATACAGGAAGCAGATGCTGCACCTTCTTGCCGCTAAGAAACTGGATAGCACACCAGTTACCAACATGTACCAGGAGCATTCCCAG GAGCTGCAAACTCACATTGAACAGATCTGTGACATGGCAACAGTCATGAGGAAAGCTGTACAAATCGACGATCCAGAATATTGCCAAATTCAAGAGAAGATAGCCCAGATGGAG CTTGAAAATAAAGAATTACGGGAGCTTATGTCATTCAGCAAGGAAATAGCTCTTCAGGAGAATGTTGTTCAACTTCTTCACTGTGAAAAGTAA